One window of Verrucomicrobiales bacterium genomic DNA carries:
- a CDS encoding NUDIX domain-containing protein produces MGNELISGQVVERALAHKISTLLYVFDSQDRVLLLERAQEPNLGLWSPCGGKLKTGVGESPHQCACREAAEEMGMSVVPSQLRLTGIVSESGYQGQAHWLMFLFEVTARLDRVPPPHREGRFAFFSRAELNGLAVPDTDRDQIWPLFWKHRGGFFAAHCRCQEAGAAVWTIEESLLPSAPRTC; encoded by the coding sequence TTGGGAAATGAGCTGATCAGCGGGCAGGTGGTGGAGAGGGCGCTAGCTCACAAAATCTCCACGCTTTTATACGTCTTCGACTCCCAGGATAGGGTGCTGCTTTTGGAGCGCGCCCAGGAGCCGAATTTGGGGCTGTGGAGTCCGTGCGGCGGGAAGCTCAAGACGGGCGTGGGGGAGTCTCCGCATCAGTGTGCCTGCCGGGAAGCGGCGGAAGAGATGGGGATGTCAGTGGTGCCTTCCCAGCTGCGGCTGACGGGGATCGTGAGCGAGTCGGGCTATCAGGGACAGGCGCATTGGCTGATGTTCTTGTTTGAGGTCACAGCGCGGCTGGATCGGGTTCCCCCGCCGCATCGGGAAGGACGGTTCGCTTTTTTCTCACGAGCAGAGTTGAATGGACTGGCGGTTCCGGATACTGACCGGGACCAGATCTGGCCGCTGTTCTGGAAGCATCGCGGGGGCTTTTTCGCCGCGCATTGTCGGTGTCAGGAGGCTGGCGCAGCGGTCTGGACGATCGAGGAAAGTCTGCTT
- a CDS encoding PQQ-binding-like beta-propeller repeat protein has product MNTNGNWIGRCFPTGLACSGLAWVLCGGLLLNAADWPQWRGPSFNGASSAKGLPSELKLDSNLVWKAPMPGVSGATPVVVGDRVFVSSLDASRNLMLLCLNLKTGEKLWERSSGIGSFSGQRNNTASPSPVTDGKHVFALYGTGDLAAFDVEGKPLWSRNLGKDYGKFAIMWIYGSSPLLYDGRLYVQVLQRNPRPNDYTHALDDREARESYLLCIDPTTGKDLWRHVRATDSTKESQESYTTPFPHEGAARREIVLVGGDHLSGHDPKTGDEFWRARLYEKRDDWYRIVPSAVSAEGLVFASGPKGQPLVGVKEGGQGNVTATHVAWTSKEGHTDWSTPLVYQGRLYVADGAKKTLACFNPKTGEKYWSGSLGVSETVWSSPTGADGKIYLLSERGTVVVLSAGDEFKILSKTELGDDQVRSSIVVVDGKVLVRTTQQLYCFGK; this is encoded by the coding sequence ATGAACACGAACGGCAATTGGATCGGACGATGTTTCCCAACCGGTTTAGCCTGCTCGGGCCTCGCCTGGGTGCTCTGCGGGGGGCTGCTCCTGAATGCGGCGGACTGGCCCCAGTGGCGCGGTCCTTCCTTTAACGGAGCGTCGTCCGCGAAGGGGCTGCCGAGTGAGCTGAAGCTCGATAGCAATCTGGTGTGGAAAGCCCCGATGCCGGGGGTGAGTGGCGCGACCCCCGTTGTGGTGGGAGACCGCGTGTTCGTTTCCAGCCTCGATGCCAGCCGCAATTTGATGCTGCTCTGTCTGAACCTAAAGACCGGCGAAAAACTGTGGGAACGATCCTCGGGGATCGGCTCGTTCTCCGGACAACGCAACAACACTGCCTCCCCTTCACCTGTAACGGATGGAAAGCACGTGTTCGCGCTTTACGGGACCGGGGATCTGGCGGCCTTTGATGTGGAGGGCAAGCCTCTCTGGTCCCGCAATCTCGGCAAGGACTATGGCAAATTCGCCATCATGTGGATTTATGGATCGAGTCCGTTGCTCTATGACGGCCGCCTGTATGTGCAGGTGCTTCAGCGCAATCCTCGACCCAACGACTACACCCACGCCCTCGACGACCGGGAAGCGCGGGAGTCCTATCTCTTGTGCATTGATCCGACCACGGGCAAAGACCTGTGGCGTCATGTCCGAGCCACGGACTCCACCAAGGAATCCCAGGAGTCGTACACGACGCCCTTCCCGCACGAAGGCGCAGCACGTCGTGAAATCGTCCTGGTGGGAGGCGATCATCTGAGCGGACACGATCCCAAGACAGGCGACGAGTTTTGGCGTGCCCGACTCTACGAGAAGCGCGACGATTGGTACCGCATCGTGCCGTCAGCCGTGTCGGCTGAGGGGCTGGTTTTCGCCAGTGGCCCGAAGGGTCAGCCGTTGGTAGGAGTCAAGGAAGGGGGGCAGGGCAATGTGACAGCGACACACGTCGCCTGGACTTCCAAGGAGGGGCATACCGATTGGAGTACTCCGCTGGTATATCAGGGGCGGTTGTATGTGGCCGATGGCGCGAAGAAGACCTTGGCCTGCTTCAACCCGAAGACCGGCGAGAAGTATTGGAGCGGCAGCCTGGGCGTGAGCGAAACGGTTTGGTCCTCTCCCACCGGGGCCGATGGCAAGATCTACCTGCTGAGCGAGCGTGGGACCGTGGTGGTTTTGTCGGCCGGGGACGAATTCAAGATTCTCAGCAAGACCGAGCTGGGTGACGACCAGGTGCGATCCTCGATCGTGGTGGTCGACGGCAAGGTCTTGGTCCGAACCACTCAGCAGCTCTACTGTTTTGGGAAATGA
- a CDS encoding rhodanese-like domain-containing protein produces MSTTFTSLLAALLMMSHLPASWAADAGASDAKSRKIQTEEFDRLRTKPNYLILDVRTPEEFKAGHVKDAINLNIQDPAFAQKVSVLDRSKTYLIHCARGGRSAKATDQLLKAGLTNVLDFTGGFEAWKKAGKPVTKE; encoded by the coding sequence ATGTCCACGACCTTCACATCACTTCTGGCCGCCCTGCTCATGATGTCGCACCTGCCCGCCAGCTGGGCGGCCGACGCGGGAGCATCCGATGCCAAGTCACGCAAAATCCAGACCGAGGAGTTCGACCGGCTGCGAACCAAGCCCAACTACCTCATCTTGGACGTACGAACTCCGGAAGAATTCAAAGCCGGTCATGTGAAAGATGCAATCAACCTGAACATCCAGGACCCGGCTTTCGCGCAGAAAGTAAGTGTCCTGGATCGCAGCAAAACCTACCTCATCCACTGCGCTCGGGGCGGCCGCAGCGCCAAGGCAACGGATCAACTGCTGAAAGCAGGACTTACCAATGTCCTGGATTTCACCGGCGGATTTGAAGCCTGGAAAAAGGCCGGCAAACCGGTGACCAAGGAGTAG
- a CDS encoding sulfurtransferase: protein MDHSPGFLKVVNEARPRVREVTLDQAKLMLAANPRAVLLDVREDGEWLAGHAQQAAHLGKGVLERDLEKQIPDPDTEIIMYCGGGYRSILTADVAQRMGYRRVSSLIGGYKALVQGQWPMAK, encoded by the coding sequence ATGGATCATTCACCTGGATTTCTCAAAGTGGTCAACGAGGCCCGGCCCCGGGTGCGCGAGGTCACGCTAGATCAAGCCAAGTTGATGCTCGCCGCCAATCCTCGGGCGGTGCTTTTGGATGTGAGGGAAGATGGCGAATGGCTGGCTGGCCATGCACAGCAGGCGGCGCATCTGGGCAAGGGGGTTCTGGAGCGAGACCTCGAAAAGCAGATACCTGATCCGGACACGGAGATCATCATGTATTGCGGCGGTGGTTATCGTTCTATTTTAACTGCCGATGTCGCGCAGCGAATGGGGTATCGACGCGTGTCCTCGCTGATCGGTGGATACAAAGCCTTGGTGCAAGGTCAGTGGCCGATGGCGAAATAA
- a CDS encoding polyprenyl synthetase family protein, protein MMGVRTKTRPAGSVVPSYDGSEAWRRIVGPVDGFIKAAVDRLELQIQQFEPEIKEYIGYALKGQGKHLRPVLVALSGNATRAVNDGHISAAVIVEMVHLATLVHDDVMDEAQLRRARPTLAAQWGGHLAVLVGDCLFAHALKLASQYPTPEVCRTVAGSTNTVCSGEILQDRNAGNLNLTPAEYFRVLRMKTGELFALSAELGGILSDAPVHQREALRRYGMALGTAYQVYDDCLDLFGTEEEAGKTLGSDLAKGKVTLPLLLLMERSQGSELQELRACLADWEPQDLPRLQQLLDQYQTFEGSAKVVKDLLDESRLALTELPASPSRDSLHELTDFLAAQMTSLGDSPRASAV, encoded by the coding sequence ATGATGGGTGTTCGCACCAAAACACGCCCTGCCGGGTCTGTGGTTCCCAGCTACGATGGTTCCGAGGCCTGGCGGCGAATTGTCGGTCCAGTAGACGGCTTTATCAAAGCCGCAGTGGATCGCTTAGAGCTTCAAATTCAACAGTTTGAGCCTGAAATAAAGGAATACATTGGCTATGCTCTGAAGGGCCAAGGAAAACATTTGCGTCCAGTTCTCGTTGCTTTGAGCGGAAATGCCACTCGCGCTGTCAATGATGGGCATATTTCGGCGGCCGTCATCGTGGAAATGGTTCACCTGGCGACGCTGGTGCACGACGACGTGATGGACGAAGCACAATTAAGACGAGCCAGGCCAACTCTGGCGGCGCAATGGGGGGGACACCTGGCGGTTTTGGTCGGAGATTGCCTCTTTGCGCATGCCCTCAAGCTGGCCTCCCAATACCCCACCCCGGAAGTCTGCCGCACGGTGGCGGGGTCCACCAACACGGTTTGCTCGGGGGAAATCCTGCAAGACCGCAACGCGGGCAACCTCAACCTCACTCCGGCCGAGTATTTTCGAGTCCTGAGGATGAAAACCGGCGAGCTATTCGCTCTCTCCGCCGAGTTAGGGGGGATTCTCAGCGACGCCCCGGTGCATCAACGCGAGGCCCTGCGCCGCTACGGCATGGCCTTGGGCACCGCTTACCAAGTCTACGACGACTGCCTGGATCTGTTTGGGACCGAGGAAGAGGCAGGAAAGACGCTGGGCAGCGATCTGGCCAAGGGCAAAGTCACTCTCCCGCTCTTGCTCTTGATGGAGCGATCGCAAGGCAGCGAACTGCAAGAACTCCGCGCCTGCCTCGCGGATTGGGAACCGCAGGACCTGCCCCGGCTGCAACAACTGCTGGATCAATACCAGACCTTCGAAGGATCGGCCAAGGTCGTGAAAGATCTCCTGGACGAATCTCGGCTCGCCCTGACCGAGCTTCCCGCTTCTCCGAGCAGGGATAGCCTCCACGAGTTAACGGATTTTCTCGCTGCGCAAATGACGAGCCTGGGTGATTCACCTCGCGCCTCGGCAGTATGA
- a CDS encoding sigma-70 family RNA polymerase sigma factor, whose translation MSTLIVAAEPEPSSRPKSDESTRAEANQEDALLVKQVLAGKTSAYEDLVRKHQQRIYATLYHMTANHEDATDLTQETFIKAYQALASFKGDSSFYTWVYRIAVNKTLNYLKQRKQRTFMSLNDLDVQVENDPELVALVHDKTPRRDAGLNEIQERLNEALLKLSDTHRMVVTLHDIQGLPHEEIARMMECNVGTVRSRLFYARQQLQAWLADLLE comes from the coding sequence ATGAGCACTCTCATTGTGGCTGCCGAACCTGAGCCTTCCAGCCGGCCCAAATCCGACGAGTCCACGCGCGCCGAGGCGAACCAGGAGGACGCGCTGTTGGTAAAGCAAGTGCTGGCTGGCAAAACCTCCGCCTACGAGGACTTAGTCCGAAAGCACCAGCAGCGGATCTATGCCACGCTGTATCACATGACGGCCAATCATGAGGATGCTACCGACCTAACCCAGGAAACCTTCATCAAGGCCTACCAGGCCCTGGCCTCTTTCAAGGGAGACTCCAGCTTCTACACCTGGGTCTATCGCATCGCTGTCAATAAAACGCTTAACTACCTCAAACAGAGGAAGCAACGCACCTTTATGAGCCTGAACGACCTGGATGTACAGGTCGAAAATGATCCCGAGCTGGTGGCCCTGGTTCACGATAAAACCCCGCGACGCGACGCCGGGCTCAACGAGATCCAAGAAAGATTGAACGAGGCCCTCCTCAAGTTGTCGGATACCCACAGAATGGTGGTGACTCTGCATGATATTCAGGGGCTGCCCCATGAAGAAATCGCTCGGATGATGGAGTGCAATGTCGGGACGGTTCGCTCGCGCTTGTTTTATGCGCGCCAGCAACTCCAGGCCTGGCTTGCGGATCTGCTCGAGTAA
- the xth gene encoding exodeoxyribonuclease III — MKLISWNVNGIRAALGKGFAQFVEQVQADVICLQETKARPEQVTDLFFAAGYHTFWNWAEKPGYSGTLILSKAKPLSVVNGIRNPEHDGEGRVITAEYPDFYLVNVYTPNSQRELTRLTYRTEQWDPEFRRYLTRLEKKKPVMFCGDLNVAHREIDLANPKSNTRNAGFTAEERGQFDRLLEAGFVDSFREFEKGPGHYTWWSMMPGVRARNVGWRIDYFGISHRLRPALRNAFILPHVMGSDHCPVGIEVS; from the coding sequence TTGAAGCTGATCTCGTGGAATGTAAACGGGATTCGGGCGGCGTTGGGTAAGGGGTTTGCTCAGTTCGTGGAGCAGGTCCAGGCCGATGTCATCTGCCTCCAGGAGACCAAGGCGCGTCCGGAGCAGGTGACCGACTTGTTTTTCGCTGCCGGCTATCACACTTTCTGGAATTGGGCGGAGAAGCCCGGTTATTCCGGCACGTTGATTCTCTCGAAAGCGAAGCCCTTGTCGGTGGTGAACGGGATTCGGAACCCTGAGCATGACGGCGAGGGCCGGGTCATCACGGCGGAGTATCCTGATTTCTATCTGGTGAATGTGTACACTCCGAATTCCCAGAGAGAGTTAACGCGGTTGACCTATCGGACGGAGCAATGGGACCCGGAGTTTCGGCGCTATCTGACTCGACTGGAAAAGAAGAAGCCGGTGATGTTCTGCGGGGACCTGAACGTGGCGCATCGGGAAATTGATTTGGCGAATCCCAAGTCCAACACTCGGAACGCGGGGTTTACGGCGGAGGAGCGGGGCCAGTTCGATCGTTTGCTGGAGGCGGGTTTTGTGGACTCGTTTCGGGAGTTTGAAAAGGGACCGGGCCACTACACGTGGTGGAGCATGATGCCGGGAGTCCGAGCCAGGAACGTGGGGTGGCGCATTGACTACTTTGGCATCTCCCATCGTTTGCGTCCGGCGCTTCGGAACGCCTTTATCCTGCCTCACGTGATGGGATCAGATCATTGCCCGGTCGGGATTGAGGTGAGTTGA
- a CDS encoding alpha/beta fold hydrolase has protein sequence MFGEIKNAQGEKLDYTFHPGRPDLKKIVVIGHGVTGNKDRPFIQALAEGLAVAGIPTLRFSFAGNGASGGRFVDATITKETGDLGSILDALPTWTVAYVGHSMGGAVGVARASQDPRIRFLVSLAGMVHTAAFAQREFGNVTPDQGCMWDEPSCPLSSAYMKDLAQIDTLVGRGAKIQVPWLLVHGTEDDVVPIQDSRDILAQANATTTKMVEIPGSNHVFAGTHLGTMVTLVSDWISARFDA, from the coding sequence ATGTTTGGCGAGATCAAGAATGCTCAAGGCGAGAAGCTGGATTATACGTTCCATCCGGGCCGTCCCGATCTGAAGAAGATCGTGGTGATCGGCCACGGGGTCACCGGCAACAAGGATCGACCTTTCATCCAGGCGCTGGCTGAAGGGTTGGCGGTGGCGGGAATTCCCACCCTTCGGTTTAGCTTTGCCGGGAACGGTGCCTCGGGCGGGCGTTTCGTGGATGCCACCATTACGAAGGAAACAGGGGACTTGGGCAGTATTCTAGATGCTCTGCCAACGTGGACGGTTGCCTATGTGGGGCACAGCATGGGTGGGGCCGTCGGAGTTGCCCGCGCCAGTCAGGACCCGCGGATTCGCTTCTTGGTCTCCCTGGCCGGCATGGTTCACACCGCCGCCTTTGCCCAGCGAGAATTCGGCAACGTGACGCCGGATCAAGGGTGCATGTGGGATGAACCTAGCTGTCCGCTGTCGTCCGCCTACATGAAGGACTTGGCACAGATCGACACACTGGTGGGTCGGGGTGCGAAGATTCAAGTTCCCTGGCTGCTGGTTCATGGAACCGAGGATGATGTGGTTCCGATCCAGGACAGCCGCGACATCCTCGCGCAAGCGAATGCTACGACCACGAAAATGGTGGAGATCCCGGGATCCAATCATGTGTTCGCCGGGACGCATTTGGGCACGATGGTGACGCTGGTTTCTGATTGGATTTCAGCCCGTTTTGACGCTTGA
- a CDS encoding DUF1549 domain-containing protein, with product MVDAPSHEVGAGPGWPPPSWCQRVLMVAVLASTVTSLSAVTPTPTPPWWTSRSIQKPPVPKPQGTECRNEIDAFIQATLRSHQLSPSREANRGTLIRRLYFDLWGLPPTPEAVRAFEQDPAPDAYERLVNDLLNSPHYGEHWARHWLDLVRYADSDGYRIDDFRPNAWRYRDYVIRSLNQDKPYNRFVQEQLAGDELWPEDTDALIATGFLRHGIYEYNNRDAVAQWSTLLNDITDTTAEVFLGVGLQCARCHDHKFDPLPQSDYYRFQAFFSALLPQEDTPVATPAERAAYVARLDLWMEKTESIRSQIREIESPPRQSASDDLRSKFPPETQALMRKPVDQRTPYEHQIAELAYRQITYAYERLTPRLRPEEKEKLTALRKQLAEYDSLLPSPLPMAMTAKDVGPTPPPTRIPRHPDTVIDPGFLSVIAPGPAQVNPLPQSPRSTGRRAALANWITRPDHPLTPRVMVNRVWQYHFGKGLVATSSDFGKLGEPPTHPELLDWLAAEFVSRGWSLKHLHRLMVTSHTYRQATAPSEEVVVESASSRTTPAPTKGPDQAEADRWQHGQTVDPENRLLWHGQARRLSAEQLRDALLLASGELKPGSPGPSVDASKAYRSIYGKVLRNTRDPLQDTFDAPQNFTSTCSRDATTTPIQSLLLLNSAFMQEKARTIAARIDGRFPNQASDRIRAAYQTLLGRAPTPSEIREAEEFLESQERLVDPELAVSAAASFASAKIPYRDGRAAVIQLKGGNDNLDAPLTRPYPAGSKTIEGFVLLRSYAEDASSRTILAGHDAISASPVWALAVTGKKFRGKPQSLVMEIASANSGEPSIVASELVIRLDRPYFVAAALDPVGGMVTFHAKDLSNEDEPLATTQVTVPSGLSDRTLTALTFGASRNGLQRWDGLIDDVRITRGLIGVEELQLRRPGTGKDTLGFWAFEPKPSYFKDRSALANDIEWRTAPPSTRLTAQFLAFGDFCHALLNSSEFLYVE from the coding sequence ATGGTCGACGCCCCGTCCCACGAGGTAGGAGCAGGCCCAGGCTGGCCGCCTCCCTCCTGGTGCCAACGGGTTCTGATGGTGGCCGTCCTCGCCAGCACCGTCACCTCCCTCTCCGCGGTTACCCCGACACCGACGCCCCCATGGTGGACCTCTCGTTCCATCCAGAAACCGCCCGTCCCCAAGCCCCAAGGCACTGAGTGCCGAAATGAAATCGACGCGTTCATTCAGGCCACGCTGCGATCTCACCAACTCTCACCCAGTCGGGAAGCCAACCGCGGCACCCTGATCCGGCGTCTCTACTTCGATCTCTGGGGGCTCCCGCCCACACCCGAGGCGGTGCGGGCCTTCGAGCAGGATCCGGCACCCGATGCCTACGAGCGCCTCGTCAATGACCTACTGAACTCTCCTCACTACGGCGAGCACTGGGCCAGGCACTGGTTGGATTTGGTTCGCTATGCCGATTCCGATGGCTACCGCATCGATGATTTCCGACCCAACGCATGGCGCTATCGCGACTATGTCATTCGCTCGCTGAATCAAGACAAGCCCTACAACCGATTCGTGCAGGAACAGCTCGCCGGTGATGAGCTGTGGCCGGAAGACACCGACGCCCTCATCGCCACCGGCTTTCTGCGGCACGGCATCTACGAATACAACAACCGCGACGCGGTAGCCCAGTGGAGCACCCTGCTCAACGACATTACCGACACCACCGCCGAGGTGTTCCTAGGCGTGGGACTTCAATGCGCCCGGTGCCACGACCACAAATTTGATCCGCTGCCTCAATCGGATTACTATCGATTCCAGGCCTTCTTCAGCGCCCTTCTCCCCCAGGAAGACACCCCGGTAGCAACGCCCGCGGAACGGGCGGCTTACGTCGCTCGGCTCGATCTCTGGATGGAAAAGACCGAGTCCATCCGGTCGCAGATCCGAGAGATTGAGAGCCCACCACGGCAGAGCGCCTCTGATGATCTGCGTAGTAAATTCCCCCCCGAAACTCAAGCGCTCATGCGCAAGCCGGTGGATCAGCGCACGCCGTACGAACATCAAATCGCTGAACTCGCTTACCGGCAGATTACCTACGCCTATGAGCGTCTCACACCCCGCCTCAGACCCGAGGAAAAAGAAAAGCTGACGGCGCTCCGGAAGCAGCTCGCCGAGTATGACTCGCTCCTGCCCAGCCCTCTACCCATGGCCATGACAGCGAAGGACGTTGGGCCAACCCCGCCGCCCACCCGCATCCCACGACACCCGGACACCGTCATCGATCCAGGATTCCTGAGCGTCATCGCGCCCGGACCAGCTCAGGTGAATCCGCTGCCGCAGTCTCCCCGCTCCACCGGTCGACGGGCCGCCCTGGCAAACTGGATTACCCGCCCCGACCATCCCCTCACCCCTCGCGTGATGGTAAACCGCGTTTGGCAGTATCACTTTGGAAAGGGACTCGTGGCCACGAGCAGTGACTTCGGCAAACTGGGGGAGCCGCCCACGCATCCCGAGCTGCTGGATTGGCTGGCCGCGGAGTTCGTATCCCGAGGATGGAGCCTGAAACATCTTCACCGGCTCATGGTCACCTCTCACACCTATCGTCAGGCGACCGCGCCGAGTGAGGAAGTTGTCGTCGAATCCGCCTCCTCGCGGACCACTCCCGCTCCCACTAAAGGCCCGGACCAGGCGGAAGCGGATCGTTGGCAACACGGACAAACCGTGGATCCCGAGAACAGGCTGCTCTGGCACGGCCAGGCCCGCCGGTTGAGCGCCGAGCAACTCCGCGACGCCTTGCTCTTGGCCAGTGGCGAGCTCAAACCGGGCAGCCCTGGTCCGTCGGTGGATGCCTCCAAGGCCTATCGCAGCATCTATGGCAAGGTTCTGCGCAACACCCGAGATCCGCTGCAGGACACCTTCGACGCGCCGCAAAACTTCACGAGCACCTGCAGCCGTGATGCCACCACCACTCCCATTCAGTCGCTGCTGCTGTTGAACAGCGCTTTCATGCAGGAGAAAGCGCGGACAATCGCCGCCCGCATCGATGGTCGCTTTCCGAACCAGGCGTCCGATCGAATCCGAGCCGCGTATCAAACACTTCTAGGACGTGCTCCGACCCCCAGCGAGATTCGCGAGGCTGAGGAATTTCTCGAGTCCCAGGAGCGGTTGGTCGATCCCGAGCTGGCTGTTTCGGCGGCAGCCTCATTTGCATCCGCCAAGATACCCTACCGGGATGGCAGGGCCGCAGTGATCCAGCTCAAAGGGGGCAACGATAACCTCGATGCGCCCCTGACGCGCCCCTACCCCGCCGGTAGCAAGACCATCGAGGGCTTCGTTTTGCTCCGCTCTTACGCCGAAGATGCCTCCTCCAGAACCATCTTGGCCGGGCACGATGCCATCTCCGCCAGCCCGGTATGGGCGTTGGCTGTCACGGGAAAGAAGTTCCGAGGCAAACCACAATCACTGGTGATGGAGATAGCCTCCGCCAACTCAGGGGAGCCCTCCATCGTCGCATCGGAGCTCGTCATCCGGCTCGACCGTCCCTACTTCGTGGCAGCGGCCTTGGATCCCGTCGGTGGCATGGTCACCTTTCACGCCAAAGACCTATCCAACGAGGATGAACCTCTGGCCACCACTCAAGTCACTGTCCCCTCCGGCCTGTCCGATCGGACTCTAACCGCTTTAACGTTTGGAGCCAGCCGGAACGGACTTCAGAGGTGGGACGGCTTGATCGACGACGTCCGCATCACCCGCGGGCTCATTGGGGTGGAGGAGCTTCAGCTCCGTCGTCCCGGGACAGGAAAGGACACGCTGGGGTTTTGGGCTTTCGAGCCGAAACCGAGCTATTTTAAGGACCGGTCGGCCCTGGCCAACGATATCGAGTGGCGAACCGCTCCCCCGTCAACGCGACTCACGGCCCAGTTCCTGGCATTCGGAGATTTCTGTCACGCGCTGTTAAACTCGAGCGAATTCCTTTATGTCGAGTAA
- a CDS encoding DUF1501 domain-containing protein produces the protein MSSNPLSTPKGSQADSVFLGRREFLRRSGGGFGALALAHLLQSDAVGAMMPGVKASARLPHQRPRAKNVIFLFMEGGPSHLDTFDPKPLLNTLAGQRIPPSFKRVITSMGEFHSPILGSKRAWKQHGSGGLWISDWLPEIASCADDLAVVRSCWAEGINHSSGICQMNTGSILAGRPSLGSWVSYGLGTFNQNLPSFVVMQDAPAQVVNGPRNWGSGFMPAMYQGVRMHIDSEPIPNLNVPEGTTDAQQRQKLAFLDQLNRRFAAQHPDQTELEARIASYELAFRMQSEAPEAVNLAQETQATQMLYGMDRPETQSFGKMCLMARRLVERGVRFVQLYHGAGNRWDAHEKIEKNHSEQCRAMDKPVAGLLKDLKSRGLLDETLVIWGGEFGRTPMSEKGDGRDHNPSGFTMWMAGGGVKGGQTIGSTDDLGLHAVENRMHVHDLHATILWLLGIDHTQLTYRFKGRPERATMNEGEVFQPIAAS, from the coding sequence ATGTCGAGTAACCCTTTGAGCACACCGAAAGGATCTCAGGCAGATTCCGTTTTTTTGGGCCGACGCGAATTCCTCCGGCGCTCAGGGGGCGGTTTCGGCGCCTTAGCCCTCGCCCACCTGCTCCAGTCCGACGCGGTGGGCGCCATGATGCCAGGGGTGAAAGCTTCTGCCCGTCTCCCGCATCAAAGGCCGCGGGCTAAAAATGTCATCTTCCTGTTCATGGAAGGCGGCCCGAGCCATCTCGATACCTTCGATCCAAAACCGCTGCTCAACACGCTGGCCGGCCAGCGGATTCCTCCCAGCTTCAAGCGGGTGATCACTTCGATGGGCGAGTTTCACTCTCCGATCCTCGGCAGCAAGCGAGCCTGGAAACAACACGGGAGCGGAGGACTCTGGATTTCCGACTGGCTCCCGGAGATCGCCAGCTGCGCCGATGACTTGGCCGTGGTGCGTTCCTGCTGGGCGGAGGGTATCAATCACTCCTCGGGCATCTGCCAGATGAACACCGGATCCATCTTGGCCGGCCGGCCATCGCTCGGCAGTTGGGTGAGCTATGGCCTGGGAACGTTCAACCAAAACCTGCCGAGCTTCGTCGTGATGCAGGATGCGCCGGCTCAGGTCGTCAACGGACCGCGCAACTGGGGATCCGGGTTTATGCCCGCCATGTATCAGGGCGTCCGCATGCACATCGATTCGGAACCGATTCCCAACCTGAACGTGCCGGAAGGAACCACCGACGCCCAGCAGCGCCAGAAGCTCGCCTTCCTCGACCAACTCAACCGCCGCTTCGCCGCCCAACACCCCGACCAGACGGAACTGGAGGCTCGGATCGCGAGCTACGAGTTAGCGTTCCGAATGCAGAGCGAAGCCCCCGAAGCGGTCAATCTTGCTCAGGAAACCCAAGCTACCCAGATGCTCTACGGCATGGATCGCCCGGAAACGCAGAGCTTTGGCAAGATGTGCCTCATGGCGCGACGGCTGGTCGAGCGCGGTGTGCGATTCGTTCAACTCTACCATGGGGCTGGCAACCGCTGGGATGCCCACGAGAAAATCGAAAAGAATCACAGCGAGCAGTGCCGGGCGATGGATAAGCCAGTGGCCGGCTTGCTGAAAGATCTCAAGTCGCGGGGTCTGCTCGATGAAACCCTGGTCATCTGGGGCGGTGAGTTTGGTCGTACTCCGATGTCCGAAAAGGGCGACGGTCGTGACCACAACCCCAGCGGGTTCACCATGTGGATGGCCGGTGGCGGAGTGAAGGGCGGCCAGACGATCGGCAGCACCGACGACTTGGGGCTGCACGCAGTCGAGAACCGCATGCATGTCCACGACCTTCATGCGACCATCCTCTGGCTCCTGGGAATCGATCACACCCAGCTCACCTACCGATTCAAGGGCCGCCCCGAACGAGCGACGATGAACGAGGGGGAAGTCTTCCAGCCCATCGCAGCTTCCTAG